From a single Streptomyces liliifuscus genomic region:
- a CDS encoding bacterial transcriptional activator domain-containing protein has product MARRTTSNSTGSSPGPRNRTPQPLPRRRRTVGDFLKAFLAFVALLVLLIGVPGALASQIGWPLPSGSPSLDWLQKEISVDTFINTLTVVVWFAWAQFTACVLVEVKAALSGVGLPNRVPGAGPSQLLARQLVAALLLVGATAASFTPGLSQLGQQLDGNQRPAAAAAQQTPGGLLGQQQEQAASTAAALAEQAASAAAHAESGTGAHASDDDTKFYRIQPPEGRHHDSLWEVAERHLGDGRRYKEIYQLNKDRTQPDGSKLSEASLIRPGWIMEMPGDARGGELVEMPDEAPKVSEEVQQQISDYARTGGAEGAGGQQGGGSGSLDRDTAHISLPEQRPAPDQGHQQGQDGQRERQGQGQEHAAPAAGEDGGFGLPQALLGAPLLAAGLLGALGRRRRQALWQSALGAVGGRRGMEPPTPTGAAADAQDALLVGADPEGVRLLDLSLRGLAASLAGESRPLPTVYAAWMSGNGDLHLQLAQPAGKPPAPWQLGQDQTFWMLARADAERYEDVDTAAPYPGLVSLGTMDDSRLLLNLEAVPGIVSLSGREQDRAGVFASVAAELATNGWSDRMTITLVGFGEDLTPLAPNRLRHLDDIEALVETMEAETRQRRGALGAAGHDSVLTGRTGPAQHTRWAPHLVLLAAEPSAEDAVTLAELAADASRLGIGYLVGTQSGDLPGAAWEMEITSEGKLLAPLLGLELDAQLLPVSQQRAVVELFTDADPERDDDRPTTAPPFLVDISEQGRPAVYARLVGPYEIIGLETPDGERSPLLHEALALLLLHREGVHPRVLSSALWPRGVTDDVRDALVERLRAWLGNDPDGTARLGTDSTGRLKLAKSVVSDLDVLRSLYHEATQGRGANSRAVRGRLLTDALVLVRGPLLAERPAGRYGWLTHEIIDAQLPLLVADIGLALSAFHLEKGRAEKAIEALNAALGSAPGDERLWNELLRATHATGDSDRLKRLAADLVARSGARGLPPRTEALLDELLPAWRSGVAAVG; this is encoded by the coding sequence ATGGCGCGACGTACCACTTCCAACTCGACGGGAAGCTCGCCGGGTCCGAGGAATCGGACGCCGCAGCCCTTGCCTCGGCGGCGCCGTACGGTCGGGGACTTTCTGAAGGCGTTTCTCGCCTTCGTGGCCCTGCTCGTGCTGCTCATCGGGGTGCCCGGGGCGCTGGCCTCGCAGATCGGATGGCCGCTGCCGAGCGGTTCGCCGAGTCTGGACTGGCTCCAGAAAGAGATCAGCGTCGATACGTTCATCAATACGCTGACCGTCGTCGTCTGGTTCGCCTGGGCCCAGTTCACCGCGTGCGTGCTCGTCGAGGTGAAAGCCGCCCTGTCGGGTGTCGGGCTGCCGAACCGCGTGCCCGGCGCCGGCCCGAGCCAGCTGCTCGCGCGCCAGCTCGTCGCCGCCCTGCTGCTCGTCGGCGCGACCGCGGCGAGCTTCACTCCGGGGCTGTCGCAGCTCGGGCAGCAGCTGGACGGCAACCAGCGGCCGGCCGCCGCGGCCGCGCAGCAGACGCCGGGCGGGCTCCTCGGCCAGCAGCAGGAGCAGGCCGCCTCGACGGCCGCCGCCCTCGCCGAGCAGGCCGCCAGTGCCGCCGCCCACGCCGAGAGCGGGACCGGCGCCCACGCCTCCGACGACGACACGAAGTTCTACCGGATCCAGCCCCCCGAGGGCCGCCACCACGACTCCCTCTGGGAGGTCGCGGAGCGCCACCTCGGCGACGGGCGCCGGTACAAGGAGATCTACCAGCTCAACAAGGACCGTACGCAGCCCGACGGTTCGAAGCTCTCCGAGGCCAGCCTCATCCGGCCCGGCTGGATCATGGAGATGCCCGGCGACGCCCGCGGCGGCGAGCTGGTGGAGATGCCCGACGAGGCCCCGAAGGTTTCGGAGGAAGTGCAGCAGCAGATCTCCGACTACGCCCGGACCGGCGGTGCCGAGGGCGCCGGCGGTCAGCAGGGCGGCGGGTCCGGGTCCCTCGACCGCGACACCGCCCACATCAGCCTTCCCGAGCAGCGGCCCGCCCCCGACCAGGGACACCAGCAGGGTCAGGACGGGCAGCGGGAGCGGCAGGGTCAGGGGCAGGAGCACGCCGCCCCTGCCGCCGGGGAAGACGGCGGGTTCGGGCTGCCGCAGGCACTGCTCGGCGCGCCCCTTCTCGCCGCCGGTCTCCTCGGCGCCCTCGGCCGGCGCCGCCGTCAGGCCCTGTGGCAGTCCGCCCTCGGTGCCGTCGGCGGGCGGCGCGGTATGGAACCGCCCACGCCCACCGGCGCCGCCGCCGACGCGCAGGACGCGCTGCTGGTGGGGGCCGACCCCGAGGGCGTACGCCTTCTCGACCTCTCCCTGCGCGGGCTCGCCGCGTCGCTCGCGGGCGAGTCCCGCCCGCTGCCGACCGTCTACGCGGCCTGGATGAGCGGCAACGGCGACCTGCACCTCCAGCTCGCCCAGCCCGCCGGAAAGCCGCCGGCCCCCTGGCAGCTCGGGCAGGACCAGACGTTCTGGATGCTCGCGAGGGCGGACGCCGAGCGGTACGAGGACGTCGACACGGCAGCTCCCTACCCCGGCCTCGTCAGCCTCGGCACGATGGACGACTCGCGGCTCCTCCTCAACCTGGAGGCCGTGCCCGGCATCGTCTCGCTGAGCGGCCGCGAGCAGGACCGGGCGGGTGTGTTCGCCTCCGTGGCCGCCGAGTTGGCCACCAACGGCTGGTCCGACCGCATGACGATCACCCTCGTCGGCTTCGGTGAGGACCTCACGCCTCTCGCGCCCAACCGGCTCCGCCACCTCGACGACATCGAGGCGCTCGTGGAGACCATGGAGGCCGAGACGCGGCAGCGGCGCGGTGCGCTGGGTGCGGCGGGGCACGACTCGGTACTCACCGGCCGTACGGGGCCTGCCCAGCACACACGTTGGGCCCCGCACCTCGTACTGCTCGCCGCCGAGCCGTCCGCCGAGGACGCCGTCACGCTCGCCGAACTGGCCGCCGACGCGAGCCGGTTGGGCATCGGGTACCTCGTCGGCACGCAGTCGGGCGATCTGCCCGGTGCCGCCTGGGAGATGGAGATCACCAGCGAGGGCAAGCTCCTCGCGCCGCTCCTCGGCCTCGAACTCGACGCGCAGCTCCTGCCGGTCTCCCAGCAGCGGGCCGTCGTCGAGCTGTTCACCGACGCCGACCCCGAGCGCGACGACGACCGCCCGACCACCGCCCCGCCGTTCCTCGTCGACATCAGTGAGCAGGGGCGTCCCGCGGTGTACGCGCGGCTCGTCGGCCCGTACGAGATCATTGGCCTCGAAACGCCGGACGGTGAGCGCAGCCCGCTGCTGCACGAGGCGTTGGCGCTGCTGCTTCTGCACCGGGAGGGTGTGCATCCTCGGGTGCTGTCCTCCGCCTTGTGGCCGCGCGGGGTCACCGACGACGTGCGGGACGCGCTCGTCGAGCGGCTGCGCGCCTGGCTCGGCAACGACCCGGACGGGACGGCGCGGCTCGGCACCGACTCGACCGGGCGGCTCAAGCTCGCCAAGTCCGTCGTGTCCGACCTGGACGTGCTGCGGTCGCTGTACCACGAGGCCACGCAGGGGCGGGGCGCCAACAGCCGTGCCGTGCGCGGGCGTCTGCTGACCGACGCGCTGGTGCTGGTGCGGGGGCCGTTGCTGGCCGAGCGGCCGGCCGGGCGGTACGGGTGGCTGACCCACGAGATCATCGACGCCCAACTGCCCCTGCTCGTCGCGGACATCGGGCTCGCCCTGTCCGCGTTCCACCTGGAGAAGGGCCGGGCGGAGAAGGCGATCGAGGCGTTGAACGCGGCGCTCGGCTCCGCGCCGGGCGATGAGCGGTTGTGGAACGAGTTGCTTCGGGCGACGCATGCGACGGGTGACAGCGACCGCCTGAAGCGGCTCGCTGCCGATCTGGTGGCGCGCAGCGGGGCTCGTGGGCTGCCGCCCAGGACCGAGGCCCTGCTGGACGAACTGCTTCCTGCTTGGCGGAGTGGTGTTGCTGCCGTCGGATGA
- a CDS encoding prepilin peptidase: MLILGAALWGGAIGVFIPRPAHRFSVAPDEPWQTRCPEGHLIGGWVGLARCRECGGRAYGPSTPLVALATALVCGVLAAATGTRPELGVWLLLAPLGALLAVVDFTVQRLPDVLTLSLAGAALVLLAGAAAAPENAGDWLTALYGALALGGGYFVLFLINPNGMGFGDVKLALGLGAALGWYGWGALLLGTFAGFLFGGLYGLGLVVVRRAGRKTSMPFGPFLIAGALVGLLIGAYAA; the protein is encoded by the coding sequence ATGCTGATTCTCGGTGCCGCCCTTTGGGGCGGCGCCATCGGCGTGTTCATCCCACGCCCCGCGCACCGCTTCTCCGTTGCCCCCGATGAGCCGTGGCAGACGCGGTGTCCCGAAGGGCACCTCATCGGTGGCTGGGTCGGTCTGGCCCGTTGTCGGGAGTGTGGGGGGCGGGCGTACGGGCCCAGTACCCCCCTCGTCGCCCTCGCGACCGCCCTCGTCTGCGGGGTGCTGGCCGCGGCGACCGGTACGCGGCCCGAGCTGGGCGTCTGGCTGTTGCTCGCGCCGCTCGGCGCTCTGCTCGCCGTCGTGGACTTCACGGTGCAGCGGCTGCCGGACGTGCTGACGCTGTCGCTCGCGGGAGCCGCGCTGGTCCTGCTCGCGGGGGCGGCCGCCGCGCCCGAGAACGCCGGGGACTGGCTGACCGCGCTGTACGGAGCCCTCGCCCTCGGCGGCGGCTACTTCGTGCTCTTCCTCATCAACCCCAACGGCATGGGCTTCGGCGACGTGAAGCTCGCACTCGGTCTCGGGGCAGCCCTCGGCTGGTACGGCTGGGGCGCCCTGTTGCTCGGCACCTTCGCCGGGTTCCTGTTCGGCGGGCTGTACGGGCTGGGTCTCGTCGTCGTCCGCAGGGCCGGGCGCAAGACCTCCATGCCGTTCGGGCCCTTCCTGATCGCGGGCGCCCTCGTGGGCCTGCTGATCGGGGCGTACGCGGCCTGA
- the mqnC gene encoding cyclic dehypoxanthinyl futalosine synthase, protein MTEKADLQSVLDRAAEGGRITPEEALDLYRDAPLHALGAAADAVRRRRYAGTEHIATYIIERNINYTNVCVTACKFCAFYAPPKDTAKGWTRDLDDILRRCAETVELGGTQIMFQGGHHPDFGVEYYEKHFAAIKAAYPQLVIHSLGASEVEHMARISKVSVEEAISRIHAAGLDSFAGAGAELLPARPRKAIAPLKESGERWLEIMEAAHNLGVESTSTMLMGTGETNAERIEHLRMIRDVQDRTGGFRAFIPYTYQPENNHLKGRTQATLFEYLRMIAIARLFMDNIAHIQGSWLTTGKEVGQLSLHYGADDLGSIMLEENVVSSAGAKHRSNRMEIIDLIRKAGRVPAQRATTYEHLVVHDDPANDPVDERVQSHISSTAIEGGTAHPELKLLASN, encoded by the coding sequence GTGACCGAGAAGGCCGACCTTCAGTCCGTCCTCGACCGTGCCGCCGAGGGTGGGCGGATCACCCCGGAAGAGGCGCTCGACCTCTACCGCGACGCCCCGCTGCACGCGCTCGGCGCCGCCGCCGACGCCGTACGCCGCCGTCGGTACGCCGGTACGGAGCACATCGCGACGTACATCATCGAGCGCAACATCAACTACACGAACGTCTGCGTCACGGCGTGCAAGTTCTGCGCCTTCTACGCGCCGCCCAAGGACACCGCCAAGGGCTGGACGCGGGATCTGGACGACATCCTGCGCCGCTGCGCGGAGACCGTCGAGCTCGGCGGGACGCAGATCATGTTCCAGGGCGGGCACCACCCGGACTTCGGCGTCGAGTACTACGAGAAGCACTTCGCCGCGATCAAGGCCGCCTACCCGCAGCTCGTCATCCACAGCCTGGGGGCGAGCGAGGTCGAGCACATGGCCCGTATCTCCAAGGTGTCGGTGGAGGAGGCCATCTCGCGGATCCACGCCGCCGGGCTCGACTCCTTCGCCGGTGCCGGTGCCGAGCTGCTGCCCGCCCGGCCCCGCAAGGCCATCGCCCCGCTCAAGGAGAGCGGCGAGCGCTGGCTGGAGATCATGGAGGCCGCGCACAACCTGGGCGTCGAGTCCACGTCCACCATGCTCATGGGCACCGGCGAGACCAACGCCGAGCGCATCGAGCACCTGCGGATGATCCGTGACGTACAGGACCGGACGGGTGGCTTCCGGGCCTTCATCCCGTACACGTACCAGCCCGAGAACAACCACCTCAAGGGCCGTACGCAGGCCACTCTCTTCGAGTACCTGCGGATGATCGCCATCGCGCGGCTCTTCATGGACAACATCGCCCACATCCAGGGTTCCTGGCTGACGACGGGCAAGGAGGTCGGTCAGCTCTCCCTGCACTACGGCGCCGACGACCTCGGCTCGATCATGCTGGAGGAGAACGTGGTGTCGTCCGCCGGCGCCAAGCACCGCTCCAACCGCATGGAGATCATCGACCTGATCCGCAAGGCCGGCCGCGTCCCGGCCCAGCGGGCCACGACGTACGAGCACCTCGTCGTCCACGACGACCCGGCGAACGACCCGGTCGACGAGCGGGTCCAGTCCCACATCTCCTCGACGGCGATCGAGGGCGGCACGGCCCACCCGGAGCTGAAGCTCCTCGCCTCCAACTAG
- a CDS encoding imidazolonepropionase-like domain-containing protein — protein MLTIHAADELRYAWDDPDPVTDGAVAVDGDRVAATGSLADLQERFPGARVRRWPGVLGPGLVLEGPLPDAPTPRERVHSVLKRGVVAVPTEYLRTPEVRAAAERNGLIVLSAARPAAIVAGGRADLAVFDEDGACVATVCAGRLVHRRR, from the coding sequence GTGCTGACGATTCACGCCGCGGACGAGCTGCGGTACGCCTGGGACGACCCCGATCCGGTCACGGACGGGGCCGTCGCCGTGGACGGTGACCGGGTCGCCGCGACGGGGTCGCTCGCCGACCTTCAGGAACGCTTCCCGGGTGCGCGTGTGCGGCGTTGGCCCGGTGTCCTCGGGCCGGGTCTCGTCCTTGAGGGGCCGCTTCCGGACGCGCCGACGCCCCGCGAGCGGGTGCACTCCGTGTTGAAGCGGGGGGTGGTCGCCGTGCCGACCGAGTACCTCCGCACACCCGAGGTGAGGGCGGCCGCCGAGCGCAATGGTCTGATCGTTCTGTCAGCGGCCCGCCCCGCGGCGATCGTGGCCGGGGGCCGGGCCGATCTCGCGGTCTTCGACGAGGACGGGGCGTGCGTGGCGACTGTTTGTGCGGGGCGCCTTGTGCACAGGCGTCGTTGA
- a CDS encoding chitinase, translating into MRSFLKPTAGFVCLAALTCAGCSSEPDSESSSSSSSQPSAAGAGAGAESPSASASATTAYAPYVSATTASDNDSAGSPATYNLAFVIAGGSSCTPKWNGTTAIGDSAVKSRISALTESGGAVRVSFGGASGKELASTCDSASELAEAYGAALDAAGATEADFDIEGKQLTDSDSVALRSEAIALLQKERSDLAVTFTLPVMPSGLDNDSLALLESANDNGVQVSTVNIMTMNYGSSYDEDMGDYAETSAEAAHDQLQDVFGLSDAGAWKGLALTSMIGVNDVDNETFSLSDAAQVRSFAEEKGVAWVSMWSTFRDQPCEGDDASSDDAATNCSGVDQGAGDFAEAFTG; encoded by the coding sequence ATGCGGAGTTTCCTCAAGCCGACTGCCGGGTTCGTCTGTCTGGCGGCCCTGACCTGCGCCGGGTGCTCCTCGGAACCGGACTCGGAGTCGTCGTCATCGTCGTCCTCACAGCCGTCGGCGGCGGGGGCGGGGGCGGGGGCGGAGTCGCCATCGGCCTCGGCCTCGGCGACCACCGCGTACGCCCCGTACGTCAGCGCCACCACCGCTTCCGACAATGACTCGGCCGGCTCCCCGGCCACGTACAACCTGGCCTTCGTCATCGCGGGCGGCAGCAGCTGCACGCCGAAGTGGAACGGCACGACGGCCATCGGCGACTCGGCGGTCAAGTCCCGTATATCGGCGCTCACGGAGTCCGGTGGAGCCGTGCGCGTCTCCTTCGGCGGCGCCTCCGGCAAGGAGCTCGCCTCGACCTGCGACAGCGCCTCCGAACTGGCCGAGGCCTACGGGGCCGCGCTCGACGCCGCCGGGGCGACGGAGGCCGACTTCGACATCGAGGGCAAGCAGTTGACCGACTCCGACTCGGTCGCGCTGCGCTCCGAGGCGATCGCCCTGCTCCAGAAGGAGCGCTCCGACCTCGCGGTCACCTTCACCCTGCCCGTGATGCCGTCCGGGCTCGACAACGACAGCCTGGCGCTGCTGGAATCCGCCAACGACAACGGCGTCCAGGTCTCCACGGTCAACATCATGACCATGAACTACGGCAGTTCGTACGACGAGGACATGGGCGACTACGCCGAGACGTCGGCCGAGGCCGCCCACGATCAACTGCAGGACGTCTTCGGGCTGTCGGACGCCGGGGCCTGGAAGGGGCTCGCCCTCACTTCGATGATCGGCGTCAACGACGTGGACAACGAGACGTTCTCCCTGTCCGACGCGGCGCAGGTTCGCTCGTTCGCGGAGGAGAAGGGGGTGGCGTGGGTGTCGATGTGGTCCACGTTCCGGGACCAGCCGTGTGAAGGTGACGATGCGTCTTCGGATGACGCGGCGACGAATTGCAGTGGGGTGGATCAGGGGGCCGGTGATTTCGCCGAGGCGTTCACCGGGTGA
- a CDS encoding bifunctional polysaccharide deacetylase/glycosyltransferase family 2 protein, giving the protein MATTTPSRGRRRAPSRMTRAAGKAAALQKPRVILALLLLLALTSVMLLDGYLRAEVGGDERVRSNASSSKVPDKVLDGGPILSFRGGEAQSQSVPEKTIALTFDDGPNPTWTPQILKILEANDVPGTFFVVGSMVSRYPSIVKDLVDQGNEIGIHTFTHVDLSYQSDDRIAREMDQTQLALAGAAGITTTLFRAPYSSEADAIDNYSWPVYKKLGEEGYTSVFVDTDSDDWKRPGVSKIIKWATPSKNKGASVLFHDAGGERSQTVKALGTYIKKMKAKGYTFTTISGAIRQGNGQNAENAQSGQAAQNGQQPGSEQGEQGEQAGGVAPGGQQGQLPGQSGQAGQAGGVNSLQAAHRTATGTTLYEGKALVAAVAVAEWTVPGLATGLAVVGVAVMGRFGMMLILARRHYRQRNKRRFSWGTPITRPVSVIVPAYNEKECIANTLKSLARSTHPIEVIVVDDGSTDNTSEIARSAAESFGMTNVRVIRQENAGKPAALNNGVRSASYDIVVMMDGDTVFEADTVRQLVQPFADPEVGAVAGNAKVGNRDTVIGAWQHIEYVMGFNLDRRMYDLLRCMPTIPGAIGAFRREAVLAVGGMSEDTLAEDTDITIAMHRQGWRVVYQEHAKAWTEAPGSLKQLWSQRYRWSYGTMQALWKHRKSLTDKGPSGRFGRVGMPLVVIFQIVTPVFAPLIDVFTLYSMIFIDFKAALLAWLAVLCVQLVCAAYAFRLDHEKYRYLLMMPLQQLAYRQMMYLVLIHSCITALTGGRLRWQKLKRTGEVGTPAGVG; this is encoded by the coding sequence ATGGCTACCACGACGCCCTCGCGCGGCCGCAGGCGTGCCCCGTCCCGGATGACCCGGGCCGCGGGCAAGGCCGCGGCGCTGCAGAAACCGCGTGTCATCCTCGCCCTGCTGCTCCTTCTCGCACTCACCAGCGTGATGCTGCTCGACGGCTATCTGCGCGCCGAGGTCGGCGGCGACGAGCGCGTACGCAGCAACGCCAGTTCGAGCAAGGTCCCCGACAAGGTCCTCGACGGCGGGCCGATCCTCTCCTTCCGGGGCGGCGAGGCGCAGAGCCAGTCCGTCCCCGAGAAGACCATCGCCCTCACCTTCGACGACGGTCCCAATCCCACCTGGACTCCGCAGATCCTCAAGATCCTGGAGGCGAACGACGTCCCGGGCACGTTCTTCGTCGTCGGCTCGATGGTGTCGCGCTATCCGAGCATCGTGAAGGACCTGGTGGACCAGGGCAACGAGATCGGCATCCACACCTTCACGCACGTCGACCTCTCGTACCAGAGCGACGACCGGATCGCCCGCGAGATGGACCAGACACAGCTCGCGCTCGCGGGCGCGGCGGGCATCACGACCACGCTGTTCCGTGCTCCGTACTCCTCCGAGGCGGACGCCATCGACAACTACAGCTGGCCCGTCTACAAGAAGCTCGGCGAGGAGGGCTACACCAGCGTCTTCGTCGACACCGACAGCGACGACTGGAAGCGCCCTGGCGTCTCGAAGATCATCAAGTGGGCCACGCCGTCGAAGAACAAGGGCGCCTCGGTCCTCTTCCACGACGCGGGCGGCGAGCGTTCACAGACGGTCAAGGCGCTCGGGACGTACATCAAGAAGATGAAGGCGAAGGGCTACACCTTCACCACCATCAGCGGCGCCATCCGGCAGGGGAACGGCCAGAACGCCGAGAACGCTCAGAGTGGCCAGGCCGCCCAGAACGGTCAGCAGCCCGGCAGTGAGCAGGGCGAGCAGGGTGAGCAGGCGGGCGGGGTGGCCCCCGGCGGCCAACAGGGCCAGCTGCCCGGCCAGTCGGGGCAAGCGGGCCAGGCCGGGGGAGTGAACAGCCTCCAGGCCGCCCACCGCACAGCCACCGGCACCACCCTCTACGAAGGCAAGGCCCTGGTCGCGGCCGTCGCCGTCGCGGAGTGGACCGTACCGGGGCTGGCGACCGGGCTCGCCGTCGTCGGCGTGGCCGTCATGGGCCGCTTCGGGATGATGCTGATCCTCGCCCGCAGGCACTACCGGCAGCGCAACAAACGCCGGTTCAGCTGGGGCACGCCCATCACCCGCCCCGTCAGCGTGATCGTGCCCGCGTACAACGAGAAGGAGTGCATCGCCAACACCCTCAAGTCGCTGGCGCGGAGCACGCATCCGATCGAGGTCATCGTGGTCGACGACGGGTCGACGGACAACACGTCCGAGATCGCGCGCAGCGCCGCCGAGTCCTTCGGCATGACGAACGTCCGGGTCATCCGCCAGGAGAACGCGGGCAAGCCGGCCGCCCTCAACAACGGTGTCCGCAGCGCCAGTTACGACATCGTGGTGATGATGGACGGCGACACCGTCTTCGAGGCGGACACCGTACGGCAGTTGGTGCAGCCCTTCGCCGACCCCGAGGTCGGCGCGGTCGCGGGCAACGCCAAGGTCGGCAACCGCGACACGGTCATCGGCGCCTGGCAGCACATCGAGTACGTGATGGGCTTCAACCTCGACCGCCGCATGTACGACCTGCTGCGCTGCATGCCCACCATCCCGGGCGCGATCGGCGCGTTCCGCCGGGAGGCCGTGCTCGCGGTCGGCGGGATGAGCGAGGACACGCTCGCCGAGGACACCGACATCACCATCGCCATGCACCGGCAGGGCTGGCGGGTCGTCTACCAGGAGCACGCCAAGGCCTGGACGGAGGCGCCGGGTTCGCTGAAGCAGCTCTGGTCGCAGCGCTACCGCTGGTCGTACGGGACGATGCAGGCGCTGTGGAAGCACCGCAAGTCCCTTACGGACAAGGGGCCTTCGGGCCGCTTCGGCCGGGTCGGCATGCCGCTCGTCGTCATCTTCCAGATCGTCACGCCGGTCTTCGCCCCGCTCATCGACGTGTTCACCCTCTACTCGATGATCTTCATCGACTTCAAGGCGGCCCTGCTCGCCTGGCTGGCCGTCCTCTGCGTCCAACTCGTCTGCGCGGCCTACGCGTTCCGGCTGGACCACGAGAAGTACCGCTATCTGCTGATGATGCCGCTGCAGCAGCTCGCGTACCGCCAGATGATGTATCTCGTCCTCATCCACTCCTGCATCACCGCCCTCACCGGCGGCCGCCTGCGCTGGCAGAAACTGAAGCGCACGGGCGAGGTCGGCACCCCGGCGGGGGTCGGCTGA
- a CDS encoding acyltransferase family protein, producing MSWGTDQPGHPQDHPQGYGYGYGQPQQPYGQPQYGGRPYPQQYAGHDQQWYAPEYVPEQATADYTAHPAPEPETEPEPEPEPVPDAPPKPVGRDRYFDTLRAVALVRVVTYHTFGWAWAGMVFPSMGIMFALAGTLMAKSLERPALKVIRSRIRRLLPPFWFWGFFVVVAMLIHGWMPGWQIVYWIVPLGDPPGNAWGEQAWEILWYLRTYLWFVLLSPLLLRVFRLAPVGVLVLSLAPILVVHFLWEPPDNRFGSALTDLATFLFCWILGFAHRDGVLQRLKPFAVVVLSLAAIGYGGWYAFTHQAETGSYDLDDIPLAQAFWSAGFVTLLMYAKAHFRIDFAGPAHFRRLDRIVTIFNARAVTLYLWHEIALILAVPLIDQFWNVPAFETYLPLESQWFMFGIGWILIAVFILLCGWVEDVAAKKKPRLLP from the coding sequence ATGAGCTGGGGGACGGATCAGCCGGGCCATCCGCAGGACCATCCACAGGGCTACGGCTACGGGTACGGCCAGCCGCAACAGCCGTACGGCCAGCCGCAGTACGGCGGCCGGCCGTACCCCCAGCAGTACGCCGGCCACGACCAGCAGTGGTACGCACCGGAGTACGTACCGGAGCAGGCGACGGCGGACTACACGGCGCACCCCGCGCCGGAACCGGAGACGGAGCCGGAGCCGGAGCCCGAACCGGTCCCCGACGCACCGCCGAAGCCCGTCGGCCGTGACCGCTACTTCGACACCCTCCGCGCGGTCGCCCTGGTCCGCGTCGTCACGTACCACACCTTCGGCTGGGCCTGGGCGGGCATGGTCTTCCCCTCCATGGGGATCATGTTCGCGCTGGCCGGCACGCTGATGGCGAAGTCGCTCGAACGGCCCGCCCTCAAGGTGATCAGGAGCCGGATCCGCCGGCTTCTGCCGCCCTTCTGGTTCTGGGGCTTCTTCGTCGTGGTCGCGATGCTGATCCACGGCTGGATGCCCGGCTGGCAGATCGTCTACTGGATCGTGCCGCTCGGCGATCCGCCGGGCAACGCGTGGGGCGAGCAGGCCTGGGAGATCCTCTGGTACCTGCGGACGTACCTGTGGTTCGTCCTGCTCTCGCCCCTGCTCCTGAGGGTGTTCAGGCTGGCCCCGGTCGGGGTCCTCGTCCTCTCTCTCGCCCCGATCCTGGTCGTCCACTTCCTGTGGGAGCCGCCGGACAACCGCTTCGGGAGCGCGCTCACCGACCTGGCCACCTTCCTCTTCTGCTGGATCCTCGGCTTCGCGCACCGCGACGGCGTCCTGCAGCGGCTGAAGCCGTTCGCCGTCGTCGTCCTCTCGCTCGCCGCGATCGGCTACGGCGGCTGGTACGCCTTCACGCACCAGGCCGAGACGGGTTCGTACGACCTCGACGACATCCCGCTCGCGCAGGCCTTCTGGTCGGCGGGGTTCGTGACGCTCCTGATGTACGCGAAGGCGCACTTCCGGATCGACTTCGCCGGGCCGGCCCACTTCAGGCGCCTCGACCGGATCGTGACGATCTTCAACGCCCGTGCCGTGACCCTCTACCTCTGGCACGAGATCGCACTGATCCTGGCCGTCCCGCTGATCGACCAGTTCTGGAACGTGCCGGCCTTCGAGACGTATCTGCCGCTGGAGAGCCAGTGGTTCATGTTCGGCATCGGCTGGATCCTCATCGCCGTGTTCATCCTGCTCTGCGGCTGGGTGGAGGACGTGGCGGCGAAGAAGAAGCCGAGGCTCCTGCCCTGA
- a CDS encoding GNAT family N-acetyltransferase: MNQKNFSTSAPIIRPRRDLDIPEAAAALVEVHATDGYPVEGVDHPEVWLTPPGLIQAWIAELEGSVVGHVAVSRSNGEEAVSLWLKHGQGIEEKTAVMARLFVIRGARKSAIGERLVRAATEYAEQKGTRLVLDVMAKDTAAIRLYERLGWQKLGLTTHAYGDGGRTDAVCYASPATSAA, translated from the coding sequence ATGAATCAGAAAAACTTCAGCACCAGTGCTCCAATCATCCGCCCACGCCGAGATCTCGACATCCCCGAGGCGGCAGCAGCGCTTGTGGAAGTTCACGCCACAGATGGTTACCCCGTAGAGGGGGTGGACCACCCGGAGGTATGGCTCACGCCTCCAGGCCTAATTCAAGCCTGGATCGCGGAACTTGAAGGGAGCGTCGTTGGACACGTCGCCGTTAGCCGTTCAAATGGCGAAGAGGCGGTGTCACTCTGGCTCAAGCATGGGCAGGGGATCGAGGAGAAAACCGCCGTAATGGCCAGGCTCTTCGTGATCCGTGGCGCACGCAAAAGTGCGATTGGCGAGCGACTTGTTCGCGCCGCCACCGAATATGCCGAACAGAAAGGGACTCGTCTCGTCCTCGACGTCATGGCGAAGGACACGGCCGCCATCCGGCTATACGAGCGTCTTGGCTGGCAAAAGCTAGGGCTAACGACTCACGCCTACGGCGACGGGGGTCGTACAGATGCTGTCTGCTACGCATCACCTGCGACCTCCGCAGCTTGA